The Perca fluviatilis chromosome 24, GENO_Pfluv_1.0, whole genome shotgun sequence genome has a window encoding:
- the LOC120554384 gene encoding uncharacterized protein C7orf57 homolog, with the protein MSSGDMNTAVPNHRRTKPGGIKTGVVASGMTGPTSQIPGLSQTADETSPVERTTGRRVGIFESDSEYVKLAKGGGHKGLLSHDADSDDKPMKPYNPPNWFGDELKSGSKPTSPDSKMMGGMQPLAAPFGTDNGSSWERDGRFSPNKEKMSPDEVADELGGLSMTNKYKRTCYEKKAPPVSMSKLLSHGYVEDKKKSPNDDDASSVTSDQTSTVETEDNGDDLE; encoded by the exons ATGTCTTCAGGTGATATGAATACCGCTGTACCCAACCATCGAAGGACCAAGCCTGGCG GTATAAAGACTGGGGTTGTGGCCAGCGGCATGACTGGACCGACCTCCCAGATCCCCGGTCTGTCCCAAACGGCAGACGAAACCTCTCCGGTGGAACGGACCACCGGCCGGCGAGTTGGGATCTTTGAGTCGGACTCGGAGTATGTGAAGCTCGCAAAGGGAGGTGGACACAAAG ggcTGCTGAGTCATGATGCTGACTCTGATGACAAACCCATGAAGCCCTACAATCCACCCAACTGGTTTGGTGATGAATTAAAGAG CGGGAGCAAACCAACCTCTCCCGACAGCAAGATGATGGGGGGCATGCAGCCCCTGGCTGCACCGTTTGGCACCGATAACGGTTCGTCCTGGGAAAGAGATGGTAGATTTTCCCCCAATAAGGAGAAG ATGTCTCCTGATGAAGTTGCCGATGAGCTTGGTGGTCTGTCCATGACCAACAAATACAAGCGAAC GTGTTATGAGAAGAAGGCTCCTCCGGTCAGCATGTCCAAGCTGCTGAGTCATGGCTATGTCGAGGACAAGAAGAAGTCTCCTAATGATGACGATGCCTCAA GTGTGACCTCAGATCAGACCAGCACCGTTGAGACGGAGGACAATGGCGACGACCTGGAGTAG
- the LOC120554329 gene encoding four and a half LIM domains protein 2-like yields MTEPYDCTECKESLFGLKYILKENNPYCVKCYDDLFSNNCEVCQKLIGCTSKDLSYKGRHWHSECFLCITCSQSLVERPFATKDDLLMCVECYSSEYSSKCHSCLKTIMPGSRKMEHKGNSWHKNCFTCNRCQQPIGTRSFIQKDANNYCMPCYEIQFAPQCVTCKKPITTVGVNYRDQPWHRECFVCIGCKQQLAGQRFTSRDDFAYCLDCFCNLFAKKCAHCTAPISGIGGTKYISFEQRQWHTDCFNCKACSASLVGRGFLTCKDDILCPECVTDS; encoded by the exons ATGACTGAGCCGTACGACTGCACAGAGTGTAAGGAGTCCCTGTTTGGGCTGAAGTACATCCTGAAGGAGAACAACCCGTACTGCGTCAAATGCTACGATGATCTTTTCTCCAACAACTGTGAAGTGTGCCAGAAGCTCATCGGCTGCACCAGCAAG GATCTGTCGTACAAGGGCCGCCACTGGCACAGCGAATGCTTCCTCTGCATCACGTGCAGCCAGTCTCTGGTGGAGCGGCCTTTCGCCACCAAGGACGACCTGCTGATGTGCGTCGAGTGCTACAGCAGCGAGTACTCCTCCAAGTGCCACTCGTGTCTGAAGACCATCATGCCAG GCTCCAGAAAGATGGAGCATAAGGGCAACAGCTGGCACAAGAACTGTTTCACCTGCAACCGCTGCCAGCAGCCCATAGGCACCCGCAGCTTCATCCAGAAGGACGCCAACAACTACTGCATGCCCTGCTACGAGATACAGTTTGCTCCACAGTGCGTCACCTGCAAGAAG CCCATCACCACTGTAGGAGTGAACTACCGTGACCAGCCCTGGCATAGGGAGTGCTTTGTCTGCATCGGCTGCAAGCAGCAGCTGGCCGGCCAGCGCTTCACCTCTCGGGACGACTTTGCCTACTGCCTCGACTGCTTCTGCAACCTGTTTGCCAAGAAATGTGCTCACTGCACCGCCCCAATCAGCG GTATCGGGGGCACCAAGTACATCTCGTTCGAGCAGCGGCAGTGGCACACCGACTGCTTCAACTGCAAAGCTTGCAGCGCATCTCTGGTGGGCCGGGGTTTCCTGACGTGCAAAGACGACATCCTCTGCCCCGAATGCGTTACAGACTCCTGA